The Candidatus Saccharibacteria bacterium oral taxon 488 genome has a segment encoding these proteins:
- the nusB gene encoding transcription antitermination factor NusB, with the protein MASNRHLGRIVALQTLYEIEFRQEVGDSEVDVADILTRNLEKYKSSVDDVEFVRSLIDGVTAHKAELDAKLRPLAPEWPIEQISRIDRTVLRLGLYELLFSRAAVPPKVAINEAVELAKTFGSDNSGKFVNGVLGTAYRSLQEDADEDKQL; encoded by the coding sequence ATGGCTTCAAACCGTCATTTAGGACGAATCGTCGCGTTGCAGACGTTATACGAGATTGAGTTTCGCCAGGAAGTTGGTGACAGCGAGGTTGATGTCGCCGATATCTTGACGCGCAATCTTGAGAAATACAAATCATCAGTCGATGATGTTGAGTTTGTACGAAGTCTGATCGATGGCGTCACTGCGCATAAAGCAGAGCTTGATGCTAAACTTCGTCCACTAGCGCCAGAATGGCCGATTGAGCAGATATCGCGAATTGACCGGACGGTACTACGGCTCGGGCTGTATGAATTATTGTTTTCTCGGGCGGCGGTGCCACCAAAAGTGGCCATCAATGAAGCAGTGGAACTGGCAAAAACGTTTGGTTCGGATAACTCAGGGAAATTTGTGAACGGTGTGCTCGGCACAGCGTATCGCTCCCTTCAAGAGGATGCCGATGAAGACAAGCAGCTTTGA
- a CDS encoding NUDIX domain-containing protein, translating to MPMKTSSFDHIKKYFGGRKKPSIQEIVREPTAGGVVFRRNKKGDVEFLLYQDARDRWTIPKGHVEPGETAQAAAKREVGEEAGLKNIEVCGWLGKINFRYRRLDKLVLISQQVYLMKALDPDEKLQKEDWMNGLAWFTFHEALDEIEYEDIGKLILLAMKRIRQENL from the coding sequence ATGCCGATGAAGACAAGCAGCTTTGATCATATCAAGAAATATTTTGGCGGTCGCAAAAAACCGTCGATCCAAGAAATAGTTCGCGAGCCAACCGCCGGCGGCGTGGTGTTTCGACGCAATAAAAAGGGTGATGTTGAGTTTCTGCTCTACCAAGACGCGCGGGATCGCTGGACCATTCCCAAAGGTCATGTTGAGCCGGGCGAGACAGCGCAGGCTGCTGCCAAGCGTGAAGTTGGTGAGGAGGCTGGCCTCAAGAACATCGAGGTGTGCGGTTGGCTGGGCAAAATTAATTTTCGCTATCGCCGACTTGATAAGTTAGTGCTGATTTCGCAGCAAGTGTACCTGATGAAGGCGCTTGATCCGGACGAAAAACTGCAAAAAGAAGACTGGATGAATGGCCTGGCGTGGTTTACCTTTCATGAGGCGCTGGATGAGATCGAGTATGAGGATATTGGCAAGCTGATTCTGCTCGCTATGAAGCGAATCAGGCAGGAGAATCTATAG
- the rnc gene encoding ribonuclease III: protein MSGMNTAPYQEFAREKLGFEFTNLDLLITALTHRSYVNEHRKSVHCHNERLEFLGDAVLELAVTEYLFTHFSEPEGILTAWRAALVRTESIGSAGDALGYGRLIRMSKGEKNGSDRAHLQILANAFEAVIGAIYLERGFDDARDFIHKHIIVKLDGILESGSWRDPKSYLQEISQRVDGQTPMYKVLSEEGPDHDKVFTLGVFVGETLMGRGVGPSKQVAQQQAARQAIARYRAADSE from the coding sequence ATGAGCGGGATGAATACGGCGCCGTATCAGGAGTTTGCGCGCGAAAAATTAGGTTTTGAGTTTACAAATTTGGATTTGCTGATTACGGCTTTAACTCATCGTAGTTATGTGAACGAACACCGAAAATCAGTCCATTGCCACAATGAGCGGCTGGAATTTTTAGGTGATGCGGTGTTGGAGCTAGCGGTAACGGAGTACTTATTTACACATTTTTCTGAACCGGAAGGGATTTTGACAGCCTGGCGGGCAGCGCTGGTGCGGACGGAAAGTATTGGCAGTGCGGGTGATGCCTTGGGTTACGGGCGGCTGATTCGTATGTCGAAGGGTGAGAAAAATGGCTCGGATCGGGCGCACTTGCAGATTTTAGCCAATGCCTTTGAGGCGGTGATCGGCGCGATTTATTTGGAGCGTGGCTTTGACGATGCGCGCGATTTTATTCATAAGCATATTATCGTTAAGCTAGATGGAATTTTGGAATCAGGCAGCTGGCGCGATCCGAAGTCGTATTTGCAGGAAATTTCTCAGCGTGTTGATGGTCAGACGCCGATGTATAAAGTTTTGAGTGAGGAAGGGCCAGATCATGATAAGGTATTTACGCTTGGGGTATTCGTTGGTGAAACGCTGATGGGGCGCGGCGTGGGTCCGTCCAAGCAGGTGGCTCAACAGCAAGCCGCCCGCCAAGCAATCGCTCGATATCGGGCAGCGGATTCTGAATAG
- the pyk gene encoding pyruvate kinase produces MSNTIFKRTKILATVGPATMSQDKISQLMQAGVNGFRLNFSHGSYDERREQIDWIRTASHEQGKPVAILQDLQGPKIRLGVLKDNMLTVRAGDVLTLDSSITEHNGSFNLPVQYNLAEKMKVGEPLYMFDGKIKSIVREIAGPTAIKVEVQNDGFLMSRKGLNLPDTDFGGDILTPKDIADIEWAANQDFDYVALSFVQTEDDIIDLRSRLTALGSDAYIIAKIETKSAISDEHLEEIVKASDGIMVARGDLAVEAGAEIVPVIQRRIIALCRKYSKLSIVATQMMGSMVDNPEPSRAEVSDVANAVIQGADTVMLSDETANGKYPIETVQAMRRTIMYTQEHSDVMAVESSEKRRKHDALLSYTAARLATELKARAIIAETSTGVTAVNVGAFRPNMPIISVTDSQKTAQKLALSYATRSYVRPSGLGSANKLAEELKAEGYFGEDPVTLVLVSGHQPGRPGKTDNIQIRTME; encoded by the coding sequence ATGAGTAACACAATTTTTAAACGTACCAAGATCCTAGCGACTGTCGGTCCGGCAACGATGAGTCAGGATAAAATTAGTCAACTTATGCAGGCCGGTGTCAATGGCTTTCGTCTGAATTTCAGCCACGGTAGTTATGACGAGCGGCGTGAGCAAATCGACTGGATCCGCACGGCCAGTCATGAGCAGGGTAAACCAGTTGCCATTCTCCAAGACCTTCAAGGTCCAAAAATCCGCCTCGGCGTTCTCAAAGACAACATGCTGACGGTGCGGGCTGGTGATGTGCTGACGCTTGATTCGTCGATTACAGAACACAATGGAAGCTTCAATCTGCCTGTCCAATATAACCTCGCTGAGAAAATGAAAGTTGGCGAGCCGCTGTATATGTTTGATGGCAAGATCAAGTCGATCGTTCGTGAAATTGCTGGCCCAACGGCCATCAAGGTGGAGGTGCAGAATGACGGATTTTTGATGAGCCGTAAAGGGTTGAATCTGCCAGATACCGATTTTGGTGGTGATATCTTGACACCAAAAGATATCGCCGATATTGAGTGGGCAGCCAATCAAGATTTTGATTATGTGGCGCTTAGTTTTGTACAGACGGAGGACGACATTATCGATCTGCGCTCGCGGCTGACGGCGCTGGGCTCGGATGCGTATATTATTGCCAAAATCGAGACCAAGTCAGCGATCTCTGATGAGCATCTGGAGGAAATCGTCAAGGCGAGTGACGGCATCATGGTGGCGCGCGGTGACCTGGCGGTTGAGGCTGGGGCCGAGATCGTGCCAGTTATCCAACGGCGTATTATCGCTCTTTGTCGTAAATATTCTAAGCTCAGTATCGTCGCGACACAGATGATGGGCAGTATGGTTGACAATCCTGAGCCATCTCGCGCTGAGGTGAGCGATGTTGCCAATGCGGTCATCCAGGGTGCTGACACGGTGATGTTGTCGGATGAAACGGCCAACGGTAAATATCCGATCGAGACAGTGCAGGCGATGCGCCGGACGATTATGTACACTCAGGAGCACAGTGATGTCATGGCGGTTGAGTCAAGCGAGAAGCGTCGTAAGCACGATGCGCTGCTCAGCTACACGGCGGCGCGGTTAGCCACAGAGCTTAAGGCGCGGGCAATTATTGCCGAGACTAGTACGGGTGTAACTGCGGTGAATGTCGGCGCCTTTCGGCCGAATATGCCGATTATTAGCGTGACTGATAGCCAAAAAACCGCTCAAAAATTAGCACTCAGTTACGCCACGCGCTCATACGTTCGTCCAAGTGGCCTGGGTTCGGCCAATAAATTAGCAGAAGAATTGAAGGCCGAAGGTTACTTTGGCGAGGATCCAGTGACGTTGGTATTGGTTAGTGGCCATCAACCGGGCCGGCCGGGCAAGACCGATAATATCCAGATTCGGACAATGGAGTAG